One stretch of Prunus persica cultivar Lovell chromosome G1, Prunus_persica_NCBIv2, whole genome shotgun sequence DNA includes these proteins:
- the LOC18789634 gene encoding disease resistance protein RML1A isoform X3 — protein sequence MLEVPSLLSFGGEDARKGFTGNLNTAFSDAGINASSSSSSSKSWMYQVFLSFRGEDIRKGFAGHLQAAFSDAGINAFLDDKELRRTEFIKTQLEQAIDGSMISIIVFSKGYADSSWCLDELVKIMECREKLGQKVIPLFYNVDASDVRKQTGSFAEAFEKHEAGICEGKLEREKVEQWRNALTQAADLCGEDLKNTYNGHEAELIKKIIGEVNKQLHSKYKLDIEHPVGITSRLWDLSDQLDIESGSKDVRMIGIWGMGGIGKTTLAKAIYNKFERSFEGRSFLANVREVIANQAINGLVGLQEKLLNDILKSKEAIKVGSVDLGITMIQERLRCKRALVIIDDVASIQQVKAIARDRDWFGPGSRIIITTRDQQLLEQVEVDSTYPAEQMDEEEAIELFSWHAFKRDYPDQEYLDLSKRVIHYCQGLPLALEVLGSFLNKRTTSEWESQLERLERSPHETITKILRISFDGLPSHTDRDIFLDISCFFIGMDLDYVTQILDGSGFSATLGIPILIERCLVDVSEENELMMHDLLREMGREIVREKSGRDDPKKFSRLWNHEDVTDVLRDESGTEAIEGLALDLQSSDKASFSAATFTNMKKLRLLHFNNVELTGEYNIFPKKLTWLCWHGFPLDSIPDDFPNQPKLVALDLQYSKLKIVWKDCKFLEKLKIINLSHSHCLMKSPDLSKLSCLKELILEDCTSLSEVHSSIGDLGRLSVVNLQDCNMLEDLPLNFYNSKSIETLLLNGCSRFENLADGLGDMISLKTLEADNTAIRQIPSSIVKLKNLEILSVCEVTRSPSTNLGLTEDAIPRDLWRLISLENLDLADNDFHSLPSLSGLSKLEILSLDDCLNLRAIPDLPTNLKVLKAAGCTGLEKMPDFSEMSNMRELYLSGSYKLTEIPGLDKSLNSMTRIHMESCMNLTADFRKNILQGWSSCGYGGIFLNGIYDIPEWFELVDDVDNQVYFEVPAGRDLKGLTICFLYSSDYPELEDSQGPVRITVKNLTKQTALHARLAFASVKTSREPEDHYLWQGQLSNDVLRLQGRDKISILVRPLVDFVRVKKTGVYLEWDKLMKENMRNPDPHLYDLETNRIFSRGVADGAGWSRDTSVPTNQSNAVDEPLAVEGCLARLKSFLFNLFFNCFSFSHLR from the exons ATGTTGGAAGTTCCGAGTTTGTTGAGCTTTGGAGGTGAAGACGCACGCAAGGGCTTCACCGGCAACCTTAACACCGCATTTTCTGATGCAGGTATCAATGCCTCCTCttcatcctcctcctcaaaAAGTTGGATGTACCAAGTGTTCTTGAGCTTTAGAGGGGAAGACATACGCAAGGGCTTCGCGGGCCACCTCCAAGCTGCATTCTCTGATGCCGGTATCAACGCCTTTCTTGATGACAAAGAATTAAGAAGAACGGAATTTATAAAAACCCAACTGGAGCAGGCAATCGACGGGTCCATGATCTCCATAATTGTCTTCTCCAAGGGGTATGCCGATTCCAGTTGGTGTCTTGATGAGCTGGTGAAGATCATGGAGTGTAGAGAAAAATTGGGGCAAAAGGTTATTCCATTATTCTATAATGTTGATGCTTCAGATGTCCGGAAACAAACTGGTAGTTTTGCAGAAGCATTTGAGAAACATGAAGCGGGCATCTGTGAAGGTAAACTTGAGAGAGAAAAGGTAGAGCAGTGGAGAAATGCTCTCACTCAAGCTGCAGATTTGTGTGGGGAAGATCTTAAAAATACTTACAATGG GCATGAAGCAGAGCTTATCAAGAAAATTATTGGGGAGGTTAATAAACAGTTGCACAGCAAATACAAATTAGACATCGAACACCCAGTTGGAATTACTTCTCGGTTGTGGGATTTGAGTGATCAGTTAGACATTGAATCAGGTTCTAAAGATGTTCGCATGATTGGTATTTGGGGGATGGGCGGCATTGGAAAAACAACGCTTGCCAAAGCCATTTATAACAAGTTTGAACGTAGCTTTGAAGGTAGGAGTTTCCTTGCAAACGTGAGGGAGGTAATTGCAAACCAAGCCATTAATGGTCTGGTTGGTTTGCAAGAAAAACTTCTAAATGATATCTTGAAAAGCAAGGAGGCGATAAAGGTTGGTTCTGTGGATTTAGGGATCACTATGATACAAGAAAGACTTCGTTGTAAAAGAGCACTTGTCATAATCGACGATGTAGCTTCAATACAGCAAGTAAAAGCAATAGCTAGAGATCGTGATTGGTTTGGACCTGGAAGCCGGATTATTATAACAACAAGAGATCAACAATTGCTAGAGCAAGTTGAAGTGGATAGCACATATCCCGCTGAACAAATGGATGAGGAAGAAGCTATAGAGCTCTTTAGTTGGCATGCCTTCAAAAGAGATTATCCTGATCAGGAATATCTTGACCTCTCAAAACGTGTAATTCATTACTGTCAAGGTTTGCCACTAGCACTAGAAGTTTTGGGGTCTTTTCTGAATAAAAGAACCACATCAGAGTGGGAAAGCCAATTGGAGAGATTGGAAAGAAGTCCTCATGaaacaattacaaaaatacTCAGAATAAGCTTTGACGGGCTACCTAGCCATACAGACAGAGATATATTCCTTGATATATCTTGTTTCTTTATTGGAATGGACCTGGACTATGTCACACAAATATTAGATGGAAGTGGCTTTTCTGCAACGCTAGGAATCCCTATCCTCATTGAACGGTGCCTTGTAGATGTTAGTGAGGAAAACGAGTTGATGATGCATGATTTGCTTAGAGAGATGGGAAGAGAGATCGTTCGTGAAAAATCCGGCCGTGATGACCCTAAAAAATTTAGTAGATTGTGGAATCACGAAGATGTAACAGATGTATTGAGAGATGAATCT GGAACTGAAGCAATTGAAGGACTTGCTCTAGATTTGCAAAGCTCTGACAAGGCTAGTTTCAGTGCAGCAACATTTACCAATATGAAAAAACTGAGATTACTCCACTTCAACAATGTAGAGCTCACTGGAGAGTACAATATCTTCCCCAAAAAGCTAACATGGTTGTGCTGGCATGGATTCCCTTTAGACTCCATACCAGATGACTTCCCTAATCAACCGAAACTAGTTGCTTTAGACTTGCAGTATAGCAAACTCAAAATAGTTTGGAAGGATTGCAAG TTTCTTGAGAAGttgaaaatcattaatctCAGTCATTCCCATTGCCTAATGAAATCACCAGACCTTTCAAAACTCTCATGTCTCAAGGAATTGATATTGGAAGACTGTACGAGTTTGTCTGAGGTTCACTCATCCATAGGGGATCTTGGAAGACTTTCTGTGGTGAATCTTCAAGACTGCAACATGCTAGAGGATCTTCCACTGAATTTCTATAATTCCAAGTCTATTGAAACTCTTCTACTTAATGGTTGTTCAAGATTTGAAAACTTGGCTGATGGCTTAGGGGACATGATATCATTGAAAACTCTGGAAGCAGATAACACAGCCATAAGACAAATACCATCTTCCATAGTAAAATTGAAgaacttggaaattttatcAGTATGTGAGGTGACAAGGTCGCCATCAACTAATCTTGGTCTAACCGAGGATGCTATCCCTAGGGATCTCTGGAGACTAATTTCCTTAGAAAATTTAGATCTTGCAGACAATGACTTTCATAGCCTACCAAGCCTCAGTGGTCTTTCAAAGCTTGAAATTTTATCGTTAGACGACTGCTTAAATCTTCGTGCAATCCCAGATTTACCAACAAATTTGAAAGTTCTGAAAGCAGCTGGCTGCACAGGATTGGAAAAAATGCCAGATTTTTCAGAAATGTCAAATATGAGAGAATTGTATCTAAGTGGTTCTTACAAACTCACTGAGATTCCAGGCCTGGATAAGTCCTTAAATTCCATGACACGGATTCATATGGAAAGTTGCATGAATCTCACTGCTGATTTTAGGAAGAACATCCTACAG GGATGGAGTTCTTGCGGATATGGTGGAATTTTTCTGAATGGAATTTATGATATTCCTGAGTGGTTCGAGTTGGTTGATGATGTGGACAATCAAGTCTACTTTGAAGTTCCTGCTGGTCGTGATTTAAAAGGGTTGACTATATGCTTCCTTTACTCTTCAGACTACCCAGAGCTTGAAGATTCTCAAGGTCCTGTTCGCATTACAGTTAAAAATCTTACCAAACAAACTGCTTTGCACGCAAGGCTAGCATTTGCCTCAGTAAAAACTTCAAGAGAACCAGAAGACCATTATCTTTGGCAGGGACAATTGTCAAACGATGTGCTCCGTTTGCAAGGCAGAGACAAGATCTCCATTCTAGTAAGGCCTCTGGTTGATTTTGTGAGAGTGAAGAAGACGGGGGTTTATCTAGAATGGGACAAACTCATGAAGGAAAATATGCGTAATCCTGATCCTCATTTGTATGATTTGGAAACAAATCGGATTTTTTCCCGGGGAGTTGCTGATGGGGCAGGATGGAGCCGTGACACATCTGTTCCCACTAATCAATCGAATGCTGTAGATGAACCATTAGCAGTGGAGGGTTGTTTAGCGCGTCttaaaagttttttgtttaatctttttttcaattgtttttccttttcccacCTACGTTGA